Proteins encoded together in one Triticum dicoccoides isolate Atlit2015 ecotype Zavitan chromosome 7B, WEW_v2.0, whole genome shotgun sequence window:
- the LOC119338048 gene encoding protein FAR1-RELATED SEQUENCE 5-like codes for MEFSSSEDHELIEDFMDVEDDTSTADVDQPTGVMASHIHCIDPSEGSMSTAGNELLPAADELGKNAEPYLGMEFVSDAAARAFYNAYALGLGFGIRVARSRSERRKGSEVLVMKRFVCMKEGHHKKKDVESSNKKKRKRLSIRDGCPAMMEVVRRGPEKWVITKLVLEHTHVIVSPDKVREVQLLRLSGKEHADQLQEVRRNVFGDTGASGLFTYLMRRQSENSGFFYNVQVDSGNCLRNAVWVDARSKMSYKYFGDAVYFDTTYTQNENMLPFAAFTGMNHHGDCVVFGCALILDKTESSYAWIFETWLTAMDKRLPFSFTTDEGKTMTETVAKVFPQCFHRLCRWRVLSKCRKKLSDAYMRFPELHNELKRCVNECDTMPVFDMFWGSILDKYGLRENTWLQSLFEARHKWVPAYLTGSFFAELSLTRRAETISRFYRNNFSTRAPLLSFITTFDQHIDRLYMNEAQKDLASFPPEQLLKTNSILEKQAASIYTRVAFEFFQTELIESLHHYAVKVQESPYEAKYYVERDGDPPTRHTVVYNVAEKKAWCDCCRFAFSAILCRHVLGVFILADIDMIPEPCITKRWTKKAKTGPVFVGRILVDEIRHADSVTSRFSDLVRDAMRCGEKGALSEGSFKFAKEVLRKAYREIDKLTKAGPQQVGNR; via the coding sequence ATGGAGTTCTCATCAAGTGAAGACCATGAACTTATTGAAGATTTCATGGATGTTGAGGATGATACAAGCACCGCTGATGTTGATCAACCAACTGGTGTGATGGCTTCCCATATTCATTGCATCGATCCTTCTGAGGGATCCATGTCGACTGCTGGAAACGAGTTGCTTCCGGCAGCTGACGAGCTGGGCAAAAATGCTGAACCATACTTGGGCATGGAATTTGTGTCTGATGCAGCTGCACGTGCATTCTACAATGCGTATGCGCTAGGCCTTGGGTTTGGCATCCGTGTTGCCCGGTCCCGCAGTGAGAGGCGAAAAGGTTCTGAGGTACTCGTCATGAAGCGTTTTGTGTGCATGAAAGAGGGACATCACAAGAAGAAGGATGTTGAATCTAGCAACAAGAAAAAGAGGAAACGCCTCTCTATACGGGATGGTTGCCCAGCAATGATGGAGGTGGTGAGGAGGGGCCCAGAAAAGTGGGTCATCACGAAGTTGGTGCTCGAGCACACTCATGTCATTGTTAGCCCAGACAAGGTGCGGGAGGTCCAGCTCCTTCGTCTCTCTGGGAAGGAGCACGCAGACCAATTGCAGGAGGTGCGGAGGAATGTGTTTGGAGACACAGGTGCATCTGGTCTCTTCACCTACTTAATGAGAAGGCAGTCGGAGAACTCTGGTTTCTTCTACAACGTACAAGTTGACAGTGGAAACTGTTTGAGGAATGCAGTTTGGGTTGATGCAAGATCTAAAATGTCCTACAAGTACTTTGGAGATGCTGTTTACTTCGACACTACTTATACTCAAAACGAAAACATGTTGCCTTTTGCAGCTTTCACAGGCATGAATCACCATGGTGATTGTGTTGTTTTTGGTTGTGCACTTATCTTGGATAAGACAGAATCTTCATATGCTTGGATTTTTGAGACATGGCTGACAGCAATGGATAAGCGGCTGCCATTTTCATTTACAACAGATGAAGGCAAAACAATGACAGAGACAGTTGCCAAAGTATTTCCTCAATGTTTCCATCGTCTTTGTAGATGGCGAGttctttctaaatgcaggaagaaattgtctgatgcctacatgagatttccTGAGCTCCATAATGAGTTAAAGAGATGTGTCAACGAGTGTGATACCATGCCTGTTTTTGACATGTTCTGGGGTTCTATTCTCGACAAGTATGGTCTGAGGGAGAATACTTGGTTGCAATCACTATTTGAAGCAAGACATAAATGGGTTCCTGCATACCTGACAGGCTCCTTCTTTGCAGAATTGTCACTGACTCGTAGAGCGGAAACAATCAGTAGGTTTTATAGGAATAACTTCAGTACAAGAGCTCCCCTCCTTTCTTTTATCACTACATTTGATCAACACATAGACAGATTGTATATGAATGAAGCTCAGAAAGATCTTGCCTCGTTTCCTCCTGAACAACTTCTGAAAACCAATTCAATCTTGGAAAAACAAGCAGCGAGCATCTACACCAGGGTTGCATTTGAATTTTTCCAAACAGAGTTGATTGAATCGCTGCATCACTATGCTGTGAAGGTTCAGGAAAGCCCTTATGAAGCCAAGTACTATGTCGAAAGAGACGGTGATCCTCCTACCAGGCACACTGTTGTCTACAATGTTGCCGAGAAGAAGGCTTGGTGTGACTGCTGCAGGTTTGCTTTCTCGGCGATATTGTGCAGGCATGTGCTGGGAGTATTCATCTTGGCTGACATCGACATGATTCCGGAGCCATGCATCACGAAGCGATGGACGAAAAAGGCGAAGACAGGGCCAGTGTTTGTTGGACGCATCCTTGTAGATGAAATCCGGCATGCAGATTCTGTGACTTCGAGGTTCAGTGATCTCGTTCGTGACGCGATGAGGTGTGGAGAGAAGGGAGCTCTATCAGAAGGCTCCTTCAAATTTGCAAAGGAAGTACTGCGCAAAGCCTATAGAGAAATAGATAAACTGACCAAGGCTGGTCCCCAGCAAGTTGGCAACAGATAG
- the LOC119337970 gene encoding 50S ribosomal protein L19, chloroplastic-like, whose translation MQSLARTVCRAGTRGNPLKLMDCAAPSVEQSFTEPLRSCSWIRQIVSPIIPRDGVQAYGFCTRTLTVRGFSTVGTAEVSVEDEDSSSPMVEHPPRIKFKRPDKMARHIMNILNKEAVDKVRTERTIPDVQPGCIVQMRVQVPENKRRESTLKGIVIARRNAGIATTFRLRRLVAGVGVESVFPLYSPNIKEIKILDRKKVRRAKLYYLRDRMNALKK comes from the exons ATGCAGTCTTTGGCGCGGACCGTCTGTCGAGCCGGAACCCGTGGCAATCCTCTGAAGCTCATGGATTGCGCAGCTCCTAGTGTAGAACAGTCCTTCACGGAACCCCTGAGGTCTTGCAGCTGGATTCGTCAAATTGTG AGTCCGATCATTCCACGCGACGGTGTTCAGGCATATGGTTTCTGCACGAGGACTTTGACGGTGAGGGGGTTCTCGACAGTGGGGACTGCCGAGGTTTCTGTTGAGGATGAAGATTCCAGCTCTCCCATGGTTGAGCACCCGCCGCGCATTAAGTTCAAGAGGCCTGACAAGATGGCCAGGCACATTATGAAT ATCTTGAACAAAGAGGCAGTCGACAAAGTTCGTACAGAGAGGACCATTCCTGATGTACAGCCTGGATGTATTGTTCAAATGAGAGTG CAAGTTCCTGAGAACAAGCGACGTGAGTCTACATTGAAAGGCATCGTCATAGCAAGGCGCAATGCTGGGATCGCTACGACTTTCAGATTGCGTAGATTAGTAGCTGGCGTTGGCGTTGAGTCTGTCTTTCCACT GTACTCGCCAAACATCAAAGAAATTAAGATCTTAGACAGGAAGAAAGTCAGGAGAGCAAAGCTGTATTACCTGAGGGACAGAATGAATGCACTGAAGAAATGA